The segment aagtCAAGAGcttctttatatttaacaATTGCTTCattaatttcattttttttaaaaaattcatttccttcttcttttatatcAAAAGCAGATTGTACTTTTTCTTCGTCTgtataatcatatatacTTTTCTTAGCTTCTCTAAAGCTTAATAATTCAatttcaaataataaaacacTATTTCCTGGGATACTTTCTCCACATCCTTCATCACCATAACCATACATACTTTCAATACGTACTAAGCATTTCTCATTTTTTCTCATAGAACTTACACATATATCCCAACCTTTAATAACTTCACCTTGTTCAAGATGAAATTTGAATGGTACATTTCTATCAATCGAAGAATCAAACACTTTGCCTGTGCTTTCTAATTTTCCAACATAATGTACTGTCACCTCGTTACCTTTCTTTGGAATATTTTCTTCTCCTTCATCacctttttttaatatcgTTTTGATAACTCCACCGTCGGGCGTTAATTCGACTTTTTCAAATTCTTGTTCGGTAGtcatattaaaattaaatagaaaaaaaaaaaaaaaaaNNNNNNNNNNNNNNNNNNNNNNNNNNNNNNNNNNNNNNNNNNNNNNNNNNNNNNNNNNNNNNNNNNNNNNNNNNNNNNNNNNNNNNNNNNNNNNNNNNNNNNNNNNNNNNNNNNNNNNNNNNNNNNNNNNNNNNNNNNNNNNNNNNNNN is part of the Plasmodium reichenowi strain SY57 chromosome 12, whole genome shotgun sequence genome and harbors:
- a CDS encoding FK506-binding protein (FKBP)-type peptidyl- prolyl isomerase — its product is MTTEQEFEKVELTPDGGVIKTILKKGDEGEENIPKKGNEVTVHYVGKLESTGKVFDSSIDRNVPFKFHLEQGEVIKGWDICVSSMRKNEKCLVRIESMYGYGDEGCGESIPGNSVLLFEIELLSFREAKKSIYDYTDEEKVQSAFDIKEEGNEFFKKNEINEAIVKYKEALDFFIHTEEWDDQILLDKKKNIEISCNLNLATCYNKIKDYPKAIDHASKVLKIDKNNVKALYKLGVANMYFGFLEEAKENLYKAASLNPNNLDIRNSYELCVNKLKEARKKDKLTFGGMFDKEALYEEKKNSAN